The genomic window GTCTTAACTACTGGAATCGCTCAAAGCGCCGAATCCGGCTCGTCCCAATCGGTCGAGATAACCATCGACGCATCCAAGACGAAAGAGCCAATATCCAAATACATCTATGGGCAATTCATCGAACACTTGGGGCGATGCATTTACGGCGGCATTTGGTCTGAGATGCTGGAAGACCGAAAATTCTATTTTCCCATCACGCCGGAGTTTAAGCCTTGGTCGATCGATACCGACCGCGATCATTGGAAGGGCGGCGATTTTCCCGTATTGACCGGCTCTCCCTGGAAAATCGTCGGCGACAAAAAGGGCGTGCTCATGACGAGCGAAAATTCGTTCGTAGGCGAACAAACGCCGGAGATTCTGCTTGCGGGAAAAGCGGGCGGCGTCGAGCAAGGCGAATTAGCGCTGCTCCAAGACAAGGAATATGCGGGTTACATCATCTTGGCGGGAGACGCCGCCGCCGCGCCTATTCAAATCAGCCTGATTTGGGGAGATGGGGATAGCGATAAAGAGACGGTTTCCATCGAGAAGATTGTCAGCGAATACGTCAAATATCCTTTTCATTTCCAAGCGAAAGCGTCGACCTCCGCAGGGCGGTTGCAAATCGCAGGGCAGGGAAAGGGCGCATTTAAGATTGGAACCGTCTCTCTGATGCCCGCCGATCATGTGGATGGATTTCGTCCCGATACGCTGCAATTGCTGAAGGAACTCAACTCGCCCGTCTATCGCTGGCCCGGCGGCAATTTTGTCAGCGATTACAACTGGAAAGACGGCGTCGGCGACCGCGACAAACGTCCCCCACGCAAGAATCCCGCTTGGACCGGCATCGAACCGAACGACGTAGGAATTCACGAATTCATGAATTTATGCAACCGTCTCGGCGCGGAGCCATACATTGCCGTCAATACCGGTCTGGGCGCGGTGGAAGCCGCCGCCGAAGAGGTGGAATATTGCAACGGTTCCGCCGATTCGCCGATGGGTAAATGGCGCGCCCAAAACGGCCATCCTCTACCCTTCCGCGTGAAATGGTGGGCTGTGGGCAATGAAATGTACGGCAGTTGGCAGAAAGGGCATATGCCGCTGGAAGATTATATGAAGAAGCATAATCGCTGCGCCGAATTGATGCGCGCCGCCGATCCTTCCATCCAACTCGTCGCCGTAGGCGCAGTGGGCGATTGGAGCCGCAATATGCTGACGTATTGCGCCGATCATATGGATTTGATCAGCGAGCATATTTACCGCAAAAACAAAGACGGCCTAGTGGAGCACGCCGCGCAAATCCGCGAGGACATCAAGCGCGTGGCCGATGAGCATCGCTCTTATCGGGCGACGATCAAAGCGTTGGAAGAAAAAAATATCCGCATCGCGATGGATGAATGGAATTATTGGTACGGCCAATATATCTATGGCGAACTCGGCTGCCGCTATCATTTGCAAGACGCGCTGGGAATCGCCGCCGGGCTGCACGAATATTTCCGAAACAGCGACATCTATTTCATGGCGAATTACGCCCAAACGGTTAACGTGATCGGCGCCATCAAAACCACAAAAACGGAAGCGCAATTCGACGCGACGGGCCTGGTTTTGAAATTGTATAGAAATCATTTCGGCGAAATTCCCGTCGAAGTAGGCGATGTTCCCCCGCCCCTCGACGCGGCCGCCGCCTGGACTCCGGATCTGCAAACGTTGACGATCGCCGTCGTCAATCCAACGCAAGACGCCATTGATTTGAGTGTCGAATTATCGGGCGCCGCCTTGGCGGATGAAGGCAAAATGAGTTTTATTACCGGTCCCGATAAAATGGCGTATAATGAACCGGGGCGGGAGCCGAAATTGCGAATCGAAGAGAAGACGGTTTCCAATCGCTCCGGCAATTGGCGTCTGCCCGCCTTAAGCGTTTCGTTGTTCGAATTTCCTAAAAAGCAATGAACTCCCTAGGAGGCGTAACATGGCGGATGAAATCGTTCTTCGCGTTAATGGGAGGGATTATTCCGTTCTCGCCGAACCCGATCGGATGTTGTTAAGCGTGTTGCGGGACGAATTGGATTTGACCGGAACGAAATACGGTTGCGGCGAAGGCCAATGCGGAGCGTGTACGGTTTTGATCGACGATAGTCCCAGAAAATCCTGCCTCACGAAGATATCCGCGGCGGCGGGAAAGGCCGTAACGACCATTGAAGGGCTTGCGCTAAAAGAAAACTTACATCCTTTGCAAACCGCTTTTTTGGAAGCGGACGCGTTTCAATGCGGTTATTGCGCGCCGGGAATGATTATGGCCGGCGTCGGCTTGTTGAAGAAGAACAGCCATCCTGCGCGGGAGGAGATTGCCGATTTCATGCAAGGGAATATTTGCCGTTGCGGAACCTATGGACGAATCGTCGAAGCCATCCAAAAAGCGGCGGCGGTTTTAGAGGAGAAAAAAGGATGAACGCCTTCACTCCCCAAAACGAAGCCATCGAACCGGAACGATACGAACTTTTCGCCGAATCCCTTTACCGCTTCGAAATGGATCGGCGCGAATTCTTCAAGATGTTAGGAGGGGGAATCGTCGTTCTCTCTTTTCTTGGAGATTCCGCCGCTCGGGAATCCCTTGAAGATCGGCGTTTCGCCGCCGGAAAGCGCAATCCTCCGGAAGTGGGAGCGTGGATTCACGTCGGCGAAAATGGAAGGATAACGGTTTATACCGGCAAGGCCGAACTCGGACAAAATATCCGCACTTCGTTAGCTCAGGCCGTCGCCGACGAATTGCCTGCGCCTTTGGAATCGATCGAACTGGCGATGGCGGATACGTCATTGACGCCTTACGATGCGGGGACGTTCGGCAGTCAAACTACGCCGAGAATGTCGCCGCAGTTGCGCAAAGCCGCCGCTGCCGCCCGCGAAATTCTCATTGATCTAGCGGCGGAAAATTGGAGCGTAAACCGTGAGTCTCTGCAAGCGGCTGAGGGGAAAATTCTGCACAAGGAGACGAACCGTTCCCTGACTTACGGCGAACTGGCTCAAGGCAAACAGTGGCTCAAAACGATTCCCGATTCCATAGCATTGAAGACGGCGGACCAATGGACCGTCTCCGGGCGATCTATTCCCGCCATTCACGCCCGGCCTCTTGTTACCGGCGAGCATAAATTCGCTTCCGACCGAAATCTTCCGGGTATGATGTTTGGGAAAATCTATCGTCCGCCTGCGTTTGGGGCGAAATTGAAATCGGCGGATTTGACGAAAGCGCAAGCGATGAAGGGCGTCGTCGTGGTTCAGGACGGCGATTTTATCGGCGCGGCGGCGGAAAACGAATATACGGCGTCCCAAGCCATTCGCTCCATCGAAACGGAATGGGAGAGAACGCCGCAGATTTCGGGCAAGGACCTTTACGAGCATCTTAAAAAAACGGGTGAAAACCAACGCGATTCGGTTCAAAACGACGGTTCGCTGGAAGAAGGCCGCAAGAATGCAAAATTTAACGCCAAGGCGGAGTATACCGTAGCCTATATCGCCCATACTCCGCTGGAGCCGAGAGCCGCTTTGGCCGTATGGGAAGACGGCCGGTTGACGGTTTGGACGGGAACGCAGCGGCCATTCGGGGTGCAAAGCGAATTGGCGCGGGCGTTGCGCCTTCCCGAAGACCGCGTCCGCGTCATTGCCCCCGATAAAGGATCGGGATACGGCGGGAAACATACGGGGGAAACGGCGATCGAAGCGGCGCGTCTCGCCAAGGCGGCGGGGCGTCCGGTGAAAGTCGTCTGGACGCGGGAAGAGGAATTCACCTGGGCCTATTTCCGCCCGGCGGGCGTGATCGAAGCCGAAGCCAGCGTTAACGAGAACGGAAGAATTACGGCGTGGGAATTTCACAACTACAATTCCGGCGCGGCGGGCATTCGGCATACCTACGATATTCCCAACCAGAAAATCGAGTTCCATCGTTCGGATTCGCCTCTGCGCCAGGGTTCCTACCGCTGTCTCGCCGCCACGGCGAATCATTTTGCGCGGGAATCGTTTATCGACGAATTGGCGAATGGCGTGAAGATGGATCCCTTGGAATTCCGGCTTAAAAATACGGCCGATGACCGCTTTAAGAATATTCTGACCGCCGCCGCCGAGCGATTTGGTTGGAGCAAAGCAAAATCTACGCAAGAACGCGGATTCGGAATCGCGGGAGGATTCGAAAAAGGTAGTTATATGGCGGTTTGCGTGGAAATCACCATCGATCCCGCGAGTAAAGAACTTAAAGTGATCCGCGCCGTGGAAGCCTTCGATTGCGGGCCGGTCATCAATCCCAATCATTTGAAGAATCAGATCGAAGGCATGATCATGATGGGCTTGGGCGGCGCTCTGTACGAAGCCATCGACTTCGAAGATGGGAAAATTCTTAACGCCAGGCTGTCGAAATACCGCGTCCCTCGTTTTCGTGATCTTCCCCAAATCGAATGCGTTCTGCTCGATCATAAAGATAT from Candidatus Omnitrophota bacterium includes these protein-coding regions:
- a CDS encoding alpha-L-arabinofuranosidase C-terminal domain-containing protein translates to MPRQINLMVTALGIAMLVLTTGIAQSAESGSSQSVEITIDASKTKEPISKYIYGQFIEHLGRCIYGGIWSEMLEDRKFYFPITPEFKPWSIDTDRDHWKGGDFPVLTGSPWKIVGDKKGVLMTSENSFVGEQTPEILLAGKAGGVEQGELALLQDKEYAGYIILAGDAAAAPIQISLIWGDGDSDKETVSIEKIVSEYVKYPFHFQAKASTSAGRLQIAGQGKGAFKIGTVSLMPADHVDGFRPDTLQLLKELNSPVYRWPGGNFVSDYNWKDGVGDRDKRPPRKNPAWTGIEPNDVGIHEFMNLCNRLGAEPYIAVNTGLGAVEAAAEEVEYCNGSADSPMGKWRAQNGHPLPFRVKWWAVGNEMYGSWQKGHMPLEDYMKKHNRCAELMRAADPSIQLVAVGAVGDWSRNMLTYCADHMDLISEHIYRKNKDGLVEHAAQIREDIKRVADEHRSYRATIKALEEKNIRIAMDEWNYWYGQYIYGELGCRYHLQDALGIAAGLHEYFRNSDIYFMANYAQTVNVIGAIKTTKTEAQFDATGLVLKLYRNHFGEIPVEVGDVPPPLDAAAAWTPDLQTLTIAVVNPTQDAIDLSVELSGAALADEGKMSFITGPDKMAYNEPGREPKLRIEEKTVSNRSGNWRLPALSVSLFEFPKKQ
- a CDS encoding (2Fe-2S)-binding protein, with the protein product MADEIVLRVNGRDYSVLAEPDRMLLSVLRDELDLTGTKYGCGEGQCGACTVLIDDSPRKSCLTKISAAAGKAVTTIEGLALKENLHPLQTAFLEADAFQCGYCAPGMIMAGVGLLKKNSHPAREEIADFMQGNICRCGTYGRIVEAIQKAAAVLEEKKG
- a CDS encoding molybdopterin cofactor-binding domain-containing protein, yielding MNAFTPQNEAIEPERYELFAESLYRFEMDRREFFKMLGGGIVVLSFLGDSAARESLEDRRFAAGKRNPPEVGAWIHVGENGRITVYTGKAELGQNIRTSLAQAVADELPAPLESIELAMADTSLTPYDAGTFGSQTTPRMSPQLRKAAAAAREILIDLAAENWSVNRESLQAAEGKILHKETNRSLTYGELAQGKQWLKTIPDSIALKTADQWTVSGRSIPAIHARPLVTGEHKFASDRNLPGMMFGKIYRPPAFGAKLKSADLTKAQAMKGVVVVQDGDFIGAAAENEYTASQAIRSIETEWERTPQISGKDLYEHLKKTGENQRDSVQNDGSLEEGRKNAKFNAKAEYTVAYIAHTPLEPRAALAVWEDGRLTVWTGTQRPFGVQSELARALRLPEDRVRVIAPDKGSGYGGKHTGETAIEAARLAKAAGRPVKVVWTREEEFTWAYFRPAGVIEAEASVNENGRITAWEFHNYNSGAAGIRHTYDIPNQKIEFHRSDSPLRQGSYRCLAATANHFARESFIDELANGVKMDPLEFRLKNTADDRFKNILTAAAERFGWSKAKSTQERGFGIAGGFEKGSYMAVCVEITIDPASKELKVIRAVEAFDCGPVINPNHLKNQIEGMIMMGLGGALYEAIDFEDGKILNARLSKYRVPRFRDLPQIECVLLDHKDIYPAGGGETPIVGIAPAIGNAIFSAIGIRLRSLPMIPKGLSAYF